One window of the Paraburkholderia sp. PGU19 genome contains the following:
- a CDS encoding DUF2970 domain-containing protein translates to MNDSGRGRKSSFGQSMKAVMWSFFGVRKRRDLEADATQLNPLHVIIAALIGAAIFIGVLILIVRVVVG, encoded by the coding sequence ATGAACGATAGCGGTCGCGGCAGGAAGAGCAGTTTCGGCCAGTCGATGAAAGCGGTGATGTGGTCGTTTTTCGGTGTGCGCAAACGGCGCGATCTGGAAGCGGATGCCACGCAGCTCAATCCGCTGCACGTGATCATCGCGGCGCTGATCGGCGCGGCGATTTTCATCGGGGTGTTGATCCTGATCGTGCGCGTGGTGGTCGGCTAG
- a CDS encoding cytochrome c oxidase subunit 3, which translates to MSGQNESPYYFIPHPSRHPISAAIGLLVMLGSFAAWVNGEPWAPITALVGLLWLLFTLYHWFGDAISESEGGMYGKKVDASYRWSMSWFIFSEVMFFGAFFGALFYARQIAMHQLGSLDYKLIWPDFTAVWPNIGPADLVSHFKSMTPWPVPTINTALLLSSGATLTVSHHALRDNHRTKAIAWLAATLVLGVSFLFLQGFEYFHAYNELNLTLASGVYGSTFFLLTGFHGFHVFLGGTMLAIVMIRLIRGHFTADHHFAFEGAAWYWHFVDVVWLGLYVVVYWL; encoded by the coding sequence ATGAGCGGTCAAAACGAGAGCCCGTACTATTTCATACCGCACCCGTCGCGGCATCCGATCAGCGCTGCGATTGGCCTGCTGGTCATGCTCGGATCGTTTGCGGCGTGGGTAAACGGCGAGCCGTGGGCGCCCATCACGGCGCTGGTCGGTCTGCTGTGGTTGCTCTTCACGCTGTACCACTGGTTCGGCGATGCGATCTCCGAGTCGGAAGGCGGGATGTACGGCAAGAAGGTCGATGCGTCGTACCGCTGGAGCATGAGCTGGTTCATCTTTTCGGAAGTGATGTTCTTCGGCGCGTTTTTCGGCGCACTGTTCTATGCGCGCCAGATCGCGATGCATCAGCTCGGCAGTCTCGACTACAAGCTGATCTGGCCGGATTTCACGGCGGTATGGCCGAATATCGGACCGGCTGATCTCGTGTCGCACTTCAAGTCGATGACGCCGTGGCCCGTGCCGACTATCAACACGGCGCTGCTGCTGTCGTCGGGCGCGACGCTGACGGTCTCGCACCACGCGCTGCGCGACAATCACCGCACCAAGGCGATTGCATGGCTCGCAGCCACGCTGGTGCTGGGCGTTTCGTTCCTGTTCCTGCAAGGCTTCGAGTACTTCCACGCGTACAACGAACTGAATCTGACGCTCGCATCGGGCGTATACGGCTCGACGTTCTTCCTGCTGACGGGTTTCCACGGTTTTCACGTGTTCCTCGGCGGTACGATGCTGGCCATCGTGATGATTCGTCTGATTCGCGGGCATTTCACCGCCGATCATCACTTCGCGTTCGAAGGCGCGGCGTGGTACTGGCACTTTGTCGACGTCGTGTGGCTGGGTCTGTACGTCGTCGTGTACTGGCTGTAA
- a CDS encoding twin transmembrane helix small protein yields the protein MHILVPIAFVLIIASMVSALYFMMHDRGKTKRMVWSLATRVGLSISLFLFILFANWMGWIHSTGIPYGR from the coding sequence ATGCACATTCTCGTTCCCATCGCGTTCGTCCTGATCATCGCCAGCATGGTGTCCGCGCTGTACTTCATGATGCACGACCGGGGCAAAACGAAGCGTATGGTGTGGTCGCTGGCCACGCGCGTCGGCCTGTCGATTTCGCTGTTCCTGTTCATCCTGTTCGCAAACTGGATGGGCTGGATTCATTCGACGGGCATTCCGTACGGACGTTGA
- a CDS encoding SURF1 family protein, with protein sequence MKIRLIPALLILIVVAVTMRLGFWQRDRAHQKEALQAQITQFENAPAQTVGAASVALKDIEFHRVRAVGQFMPQQVVYLDNRSYNDQPGFYVVMPFKLRDGGVVLVNRGWLPRNVNERTAIAPYDTPKGEIEIEGIARADATRAYELGEGGSAAHQTIRQNLDVVSYAAETGLPLQPFVIQQTSDDGDKLVRDWPAPTSGVERNYGYMAQWWGMAAAAVVFGLYAARRAAKNANRIESKGPEGGDAASNGQAPRA encoded by the coding sequence ATGAAGATTCGTCTCATACCGGCGCTGCTGATTCTGATCGTCGTCGCGGTGACGATGCGGCTCGGTTTCTGGCAGCGCGACCGCGCGCATCAGAAGGAAGCGTTGCAGGCGCAGATCACGCAGTTCGAGAACGCGCCTGCGCAGACCGTTGGCGCTGCGTCCGTCGCGCTGAAGGACATCGAGTTTCATCGCGTGCGTGCGGTTGGACAGTTTATGCCGCAGCAAGTGGTATACCTCGATAATCGCTCGTATAACGACCAGCCGGGCTTTTACGTCGTGATGCCCTTTAAACTGCGCGACGGCGGCGTGGTGCTCGTCAATCGCGGTTGGCTGCCGCGCAACGTGAACGAACGCACGGCGATCGCGCCGTACGATACGCCGAAGGGTGAGATCGAAATCGAAGGCATCGCGCGCGCCGATGCGACCCGTGCGTATGAGCTTGGCGAGGGCGGCTCGGCAGCGCATCAGACGATTCGCCAGAATCTCGATGTCGTGTCGTACGCGGCGGAGACGGGCTTGCCGCTGCAGCCGTTCGTGATCCAGCAGACCAGCGACGACGGCGACAAACTCGTGCGCGACTGGCCGGCGCCGACGTCGGGCGTCGAACGCAACTACGGCTATATGGCGCAGTGGTGGGGCATGGCTGCCGCCGCAGTGGTTTTCGGCCTGTATGCGGCCCGGCGTGCGGCGAAGAATGCGAATCGAATCGAGAGCAAGGGGCCGGAAGGCGGCGACGCGGCCAGCAACGGACAGGCGCCCCGCGCGTGA
- a CDS encoding cytochrome C oxidase subunit I yields MSTQNPRSQQAGQQPVHGGQNKAPGQPNGRGSWQRGRWTLLLIALVCAAPVIGSYFTYYVIKPKGSTTSYGTLIEPQRPIPDALVVTGEDGKPMKLASLRGRWLLISVDNSACDKPCVTKLYFMRQVRATQAGERERIVNVFLRTDAGKVPDVVDNAYKDTEMLIADPKEVSAWLPADEGTQVSDHIYMVDPNGNLMMRFPKDANPSKIKGDVTKLLRNSGIG; encoded by the coding sequence GTGTCGACGCAAAACCCCCGTTCGCAGCAAGCCGGACAGCAACCCGTACATGGCGGGCAGAATAAAGCTCCGGGTCAACCGAACGGCAGAGGCTCGTGGCAGCGCGGTCGCTGGACGCTTCTGCTGATCGCGTTGGTCTGCGCGGCGCCCGTTATCGGCTCGTACTTCACGTACTACGTGATCAAGCCGAAGGGCAGTACGACGAGTTACGGCACGCTGATCGAACCGCAGCGCCCGATCCCCGACGCGCTCGTCGTCACGGGCGAGGACGGCAAGCCGATGAAGCTCGCGTCGTTGCGCGGCCGCTGGCTGCTGATTTCCGTCGACAACAGCGCGTGCGACAAGCCCTGTGTGACGAAGCTGTATTTCATGCGTCAGGTGCGCGCGACCCAGGCGGGCGAGCGCGAGCGCATCGTCAACGTGTTTCTGCGCACGGATGCCGGCAAGGTGCCCGACGTCGTCGATAACGCGTACAAGGACACGGAGATGCTGATCGCCGATCCGAAGGAAGTGAGCGCATGGCTGCCCGCCGACGAAGGCACGCAGGTCTCCGATCACATCTACATGGTCGACCCGAACGGCAACCTGATGATGCGTTTCCCGAAAGACGCAAACCCGAGCAAGATCAAGGGTGATGTCACGAAACTGCTCAGAAATTCGGGTATCGGCTAA
- a CDS encoding COX15/CtaA family protein — translation MFVLQLGLIGLCIALLPLSYVWVKADDNKFRKLVWVTTFLTLDLVMFGGFTRLTDSGLGCPDWPGCYGTSSPFIAHAAINAAYHAMPSGPVSMTKAWIEMVHRYFAMAIGVLIVAQTVIAWVARIKRRPLHVSPWWPTSLLLLILVQGAFGAWTVTMKLQPVIVTIHLLLGLALLGTLGWLAARQTPLPAYEPEASQWRVAAVFGLALLIVQIALGGWVSTNYAVLACTDFPTCNGQWLPPMDFEHGFHLWRALGMTGDGDVITQDALVAIHWTHRTFAFVVVAYLLWFALKMRRFESLRRPANGVLLVIVIQFITGLSNIVLQWPLPIAVAHNGGAAILLLLLVMLNFRIAYSRPGRAMVPARDAAPA, via the coding sequence ATGTTCGTATTGCAACTGGGACTGATCGGGCTGTGCATTGCGCTGCTGCCGCTGTCGTACGTGTGGGTGAAAGCCGACGACAACAAGTTTCGCAAGCTGGTCTGGGTCACGACCTTCCTGACGCTGGACCTCGTGATGTTCGGCGGCTTTACACGCCTGACCGATTCTGGGCTTGGCTGTCCGGATTGGCCGGGCTGCTATGGCACGTCGTCGCCGTTCATCGCACACGCGGCGATCAATGCCGCGTATCACGCGATGCCGTCGGGCCCCGTCAGCATGACGAAGGCATGGATCGAGATGGTTCACCGCTACTTCGCGATGGCGATCGGCGTGCTGATCGTCGCGCAGACGGTTATCGCGTGGGTCGCGCGCATCAAGCGCCGTCCGCTGCACGTATCGCCGTGGTGGCCGACGTCGCTGCTGCTGCTGATCCTCGTGCAGGGCGCGTTCGGCGCATGGACCGTGACGATGAAGCTCCAACCCGTGATCGTGACGATTCATCTGTTGCTCGGGCTCGCGCTGCTCGGCACGCTCGGCTGGCTTGCCGCGCGTCAGACGCCACTGCCCGCCTATGAGCCGGAAGCGTCGCAGTGGCGTGTTGCCGCCGTGTTCGGCCTCGCGCTGCTGATCGTGCAAATCGCGCTCGGCGGCTGGGTCAGCACGAACTACGCGGTGCTCGCCTGCACCGATTTCCCGACCTGCAACGGTCAGTGGCTTCCGCCGATGGACTTCGAGCACGGCTTCCATCTGTGGCGCGCGCTCGGCATGACGGGCGACGGCGACGTCATCACGCAGGACGCGCTCGTCGCGATCCACTGGACGCATCGCACCTTCGCCTTTGTCGTGGTTGCGTATCTGCTGTGGTTCGCGCTGAAAATGCGCCGCTTCGAGTCGCTGCGGCGGCCCGCGAACGGCGTGCTGCTCGTGATCGTGATCCAGTTCATCACGGGCCTGTCGAACATCGTTTTGCAATGGCCGTTGCCCATTGCCGTCGCCCATAACGGCGGGGCCGCGATCCTGCTGCTGTTGCTCGTTATGTTAAACTTTCGAATCGCTTATAGCCGTCCCGGCCGCGCCATGGTTCCCGCGCGCGACGCCGCGCCAGCGTGA
- the cyoE gene encoding heme o synthase encodes MDSTTLPHSPGSRISQYIALTKPRVTQLAVFCAVIGMFLATPGMVPWTVLIGGAVGIWLLAGAAFAINCLVEQKVDAKMRRTAWRPSARGEITTSQILLFSAALGGLGMWTLYTFTNALTMWLTIATFVGYAIVYTLLLKPYTPQNIVIGGASGAMPPALGWAAVTGAVPGDAWILVLIIFVWTPPHFWALALYRRKDYENAGLPMLPITHGEQYTRLHILLYTVILFAVTMMPFISGMSGVVYLASAVLLGAVFLAYAWKIYREYSDDLARKTFRYSIVYLSLLFAALLIDHYARALIGA; translated from the coding sequence ATGGACAGCACGACTCTCCCCCATTCGCCCGGTAGCCGGATTTCTCAATACATTGCGCTGACGAAGCCGCGTGTCACGCAGCTCGCCGTGTTTTGCGCAGTAATCGGTATGTTCCTGGCCACGCCCGGCATGGTGCCGTGGACGGTGCTGATCGGCGGCGCAGTCGGCATCTGGTTGCTGGCGGGCGCTGCGTTCGCTATCAACTGTCTCGTCGAGCAGAAAGTCGACGCGAAGATGCGCCGCACCGCGTGGCGTCCTTCGGCGCGCGGCGAGATCACCACGTCGCAGATTCTGCTGTTCTCGGCCGCGCTCGGCGGCCTTGGCATGTGGACGCTCTACACGTTCACCAACGCGCTGACCATGTGGCTCACCATCGCCACCTTCGTCGGCTACGCGATCGTCTACACGCTCTTGCTCAAGCCTTATACCCCGCAGAACATCGTGATCGGCGGCGCATCGGGTGCGATGCCGCCGGCGCTCGGCTGGGCGGCCGTGACGGGCGCTGTGCCCGGCGACGCGTGGATTCTCGTGCTGATCATCTTCGTCTGGACGCCGCCGCATTTCTGGGCGCTCGCGCTGTATCGCCGCAAGGACTACGAAAACGCCGGCCTGCCGATGCTGCCCATCACCCACGGCGAGCAGTACACGCGTCTGCATATCTTGCTGTACACCGTCATTCTGTTCGCGGTCACGATGATGCCGTTTATCTCGGGCATGAGCGGAGTCGTGTATCTGGCGTCGGCGGTTCTGTTGGGTGCCGTGTTCCTCGCGTATGCGTGGAAGATTTATCGGGAATATTCCGACGACCTCGCGCGTAAAACCTTCCGTTATTCGATCGTTTATCTGTCGCTGCTGTTTGCGGCGCTGTTGATCGACCACTATGCGCGTGCCTTGATCGGCGCGTAA
- a CDS encoding SCO family protein, with amino-acid sequence MLTKRFARAARVALVACALGGAALMSGCGKEQPAFTNVDITGNKQFGADFSLPDTSGKMRSLADYKGKVVVMFFGYTHCPDVCPTTMAELSQALQQLGPEDAKRVQVLFVTVDPERDTPELMSQYVPAFNPTFVGLRPADQEQLTKVTKDFRVYYAKVPGKTPDSYTMDHTAASYVFDTDGKLRLFARDGQGASPWVHDLKLLLG; translated from the coding sequence ATGCTCACTAAACGGTTCGCGCGCGCGGCGCGCGTTGCTCTCGTCGCGTGCGCGCTAGGCGGCGCGGCGCTGATGTCGGGATGCGGGAAGGAACAGCCCGCGTTCACGAACGTCGATATCACGGGAAACAAGCAGTTCGGCGCAGACTTTTCGTTGCCCGATACGAGCGGCAAGATGCGCTCGCTTGCCGACTACAAAGGCAAGGTCGTCGTGATGTTCTTCGGCTATACGCATTGCCCCGACGTCTGCCCGACGACGATGGCCGAGCTTTCGCAGGCGCTCCAGCAACTCGGCCCCGAAGACGCGAAGCGCGTGCAGGTGCTGTTCGTCACCGTCGATCCCGAGCGCGATACGCCAGAACTGATGTCGCAGTACGTGCCCGCGTTCAATCCGACGTTCGTCGGCCTGCGCCCTGCCGATCAGGAGCAGCTGACGAAGGTGACGAAGGACTTCCGCGTCTACTACGCGAAGGTGCCGGGCAAGACGCCCGACAGCTACACGATGGATCACACGGCCGCGAGCTACGTGTTCGATACCGACGGCAAGCTGCGTCTTTTCGCGCGTGACGGGCAGGGCGCATCGCCGTGGGTGCACGATCTGAAGCTGTTGCTCGGCTGA
- a CDS encoding YciI family protein has product MYVVSLSYTASLDRVDDALEAHRAFLTRQFDAGVFIMAGPKVPRDGGVIIAAGIERSRLDEILASDPFAQQKVARYDVTEFKATRMAPGMNLKAPE; this is encoded by the coding sequence ATGTATGTCGTCTCCCTCAGTTACACGGCATCGCTCGATCGTGTCGACGATGCGCTGGAAGCGCACCGCGCGTTCCTGACGCGTCAGTTCGACGCGGGCGTGTTCATCATGGCAGGGCCGAAGGTGCCGCGTGACGGCGGCGTGATCATCGCGGCGGGTATCGAACGATCGAGACTCGACGAGATTCTCGCGAGCGATCCATTTGCGCAGCAGAAAGTGGCGCGCTATGACGTGACGGAGTTCAAGGCGACGCGGATGGCGCCAGGGATGAATCTGAAAGCGCCCGAGTGA
- a CDS encoding methyl-accepting chemotaxis protein: MSRMSLNRKLWLSLVLVWLGLLGVGLWSAVETRSTMLDERKAGMVNLVDAAQGVVSGYYALAQAGKMSEADAQREALARLATMRYGESGYLFVMDSKPVVLMHPTLPQMNGKAVGDFKDPDGKLLYVSIVDAAKATGKGFAEYRGRLPHSEEAVPKISYAVHFAPWDWNIVSGVFVRDIDTAYYANLIEHFIVVLVIGAGISFAMLLIIRNVRGSLGGEPQDAARLAARIATGDLTQIVSLRANDSSSMMAAMNEMQSRLQRAIGEIRQSAESIASATQEIAAGNGDLSQRTEQQAASLQETAASMEELTATVKQNADNARQASGLANNASDIATKGNEVVNRVISTMTEINDSSRQISDIIGVIEGIAFQTNILALNAAVEAARAGEQGRGFAVVAGEVRSLAQRSATAAKEIKQLIGASVERVNNGYTLVEQAGTTMSEIMQAVRRVTDIMGEIAAASEEQSSGISQVGRAVTQMDEVTQQNAALVEQAAAAAASLQDQATRLRQTIGTFRVNGGEPMAVAKTVPVAAKKVVNAAAKPVAKPAAAAAATATKADLGAREVARPAVKTDASPRPVKASLSDDDWTTF, translated from the coding sequence ATGAGTAGGATGAGTCTGAACCGCAAGCTGTGGTTATCGCTTGTGCTCGTATGGCTGGGCTTGCTGGGCGTCGGATTGTGGAGCGCGGTGGAAACCCGCTCGACAATGCTCGACGAACGCAAGGCAGGCATGGTGAATCTCGTCGATGCCGCGCAAGGCGTCGTAAGCGGCTACTACGCGCTCGCGCAGGCCGGCAAGATGAGCGAGGCCGATGCGCAGCGCGAAGCGCTCGCGCGTCTCGCGACGATGCGCTACGGCGAGTCCGGTTATCTGTTCGTGATGGATTCGAAGCCCGTCGTGCTGATGCATCCGACCTTGCCGCAAATGAACGGCAAAGCGGTGGGCGACTTCAAGGACCCGGACGGCAAGCTGCTGTACGTGTCGATCGTCGACGCGGCGAAGGCGACGGGCAAAGGTTTCGCCGAATATCGAGGACGTCTGCCGCACAGCGAAGAGGCAGTGCCGAAAATCAGCTATGCCGTGCATTTCGCGCCGTGGGACTGGAACATCGTCAGCGGCGTGTTCGTGCGCGACATCGATACCGCTTACTACGCGAACCTGATCGAGCATTTCATCGTGGTGCTGGTGATCGGCGCGGGAATTTCGTTCGCGATGCTGCTGATCATCCGCAATGTGCGCGGCAGCCTCGGCGGCGAGCCGCAGGATGCCGCCAGGCTCGCGGCGCGTATCGCGACGGGCGACCTCACGCAGATCGTGTCCCTGCGCGCGAACGATTCGTCGAGCATGATGGCCGCAATGAACGAGATGCAAAGCCGCTTGCAGCGCGCGATCGGCGAGATTCGCCAGTCGGCGGAATCGATTGCGTCGGCGACGCAGGAGATCGCGGCGGGCAACGGCGATCTGTCGCAGCGCACCGAACAGCAGGCGGCGTCACTGCAGGAAACGGCGGCGAGCATGGAAGAGCTGACGGCGACCGTCAAGCAGAACGCCGACAACGCGCGCCAGGCGAGCGGCCTCGCGAACAACGCGTCGGACATCGCGACGAAGGGCAACGAGGTCGTGAATCGCGTGATCAGCACGATGACGGAGATCAACGACAGTTCGCGGCAAATCTCCGACATCATCGGTGTGATCGAGGGCATCGCGTTCCAGACGAACATTCTCGCGCTGAACGCGGCCGTCGAAGCGGCGCGCGCGGGCGAACAGGGCCGCGGCTTCGCGGTCGTCGCGGGGGAAGTGCGCAGCCTTGCGCAACGTTCGGCGACGGCGGCGAAGGAAATCAAGCAGCTGATCGGCGCATCGGTGGAGCGCGTCAACAACGGCTACACGCTCGTCGAGCAGGCGGGCACGACGATGAGCGAGATCATGCAGGCAGTGCGCCGCGTGACGGACATCATGGGCGAAATCGCGGCGGCGTCGGAAGAGCAGAGCAGCGGCATTTCGCAGGTGGGACGTGCCGTCACGCAGATGGACGAGGTCACGCAGCAGAACGCGGCGCTGGTCGAGCAGGCCGCGGCGGCGGCTGCATCGCTGCAGGATCAGGCGACCCGTCTGCGTCAGACGATCGGTACATTCCGGGTAAATGGCGGTGAGCCGATGGCCGTTGCGAAGACGGTTCCCGTGGCAGCGAAGAAGGTCGTGAATGCAGCGGCCAAGCCAGTCGCGAAGCCGGCAGCCGCCGCAGCCGCGACGGCGACGAAAGCGGACCTCGGCGCGCGCGAGGTCGCGAGGCCGGCCGTGAAGACGGACGCGTCGCCGCGTCCGGTAAAGGCGTCGTTATCCGATGACGATTGGACTACCTTCTAA
- a CDS encoding FkbM family methyltransferase, whose protein sequence is MACPAAHGALGVVLYKHARRFFKISLPFRPNRFVGRISPCLRCRHFTHDSNEKHMSYPARPIAFVLASTNHGNMIVNRNDFAISPDGGMYGVGFQLLTASQFDLNEIKLALLILDLRRRHFGDGVLAIDGGANVGVHTIEWSRHMYGWGEVHSFEAQEAVYYALAGNIALNNCMNVRARLAALGETCGEMIVPRPDYTRPASFGSLELRQRENTEAIGQPISYDAQDGVKVPVIDLPSLNLDRLDFLKLDVEGMELDVLRGARPVLERHRPVMLIEMIKSDRDAIQTFLTELGYRQFDYGIDQLAIHESDPTLQHIHQTENGLVLG, encoded by the coding sequence ATGGCGTGCCCCGCCGCGCACGGCGCTTTAGGAGTCGTCCTATATAAGCATGCGCGCCGCTTTTTTAAGATAAGCCTGCCTTTCAGACCCAATCGATTCGTCGGACGCATCTCACCCTGCCTTCGTTGCCGACACTTCACTCACGACTCAAACGAGAAACACATGTCATATCCCGCTCGCCCCATCGCCTTCGTTCTCGCCTCGACCAATCACGGCAACATGATCGTTAACCGGAACGATTTCGCTATTAGTCCCGATGGCGGAATGTATGGCGTCGGCTTTCAGTTGCTCACGGCGTCTCAATTCGATCTCAACGAAATCAAACTTGCACTCCTGATTCTCGACCTGCGCCGCCGCCATTTCGGCGACGGAGTGCTCGCGATCGACGGCGGAGCGAACGTCGGTGTGCATACGATCGAATGGTCGCGGCATATGTACGGATGGGGCGAGGTGCATTCGTTCGAAGCGCAGGAAGCTGTGTATTACGCGCTGGCGGGCAACATCGCGCTCAACAACTGCATGAACGTGCGAGCAAGGCTGGCAGCGCTGGGCGAAACCTGCGGAGAGATGATCGTGCCGCGGCCGGACTATACGCGGCCTGCAAGCTTCGGCAGTCTGGAACTGCGTCAACGCGAGAATACGGAGGCAATTGGGCAGCCGATCTCTTACGACGCGCAGGACGGCGTCAAGGTGCCCGTGATCGATCTGCCCTCTTTGAATCTCGACCGACTGGACTTTTTGAAGCTCGACGTCGAAGGGATGGAACTCGACGTCTTGCGCGGGGCACGCCCCGTGCTCGAACGACACCGCCCCGTCATGCTGATTGAAATGATCAAGTCTGATCGCGACGCGATTCAGACTTTTCTAACTGAACTCGGTTATCGTCAGTTCGACTATGGAATTGATCAACTGGCGATCCACGAATCCGACCCGACCTTGCAGCACATCCATCAAACCGAGAACGGACTCGTTCTCGGTTGA
- a CDS encoding MetQ/NlpA family lipoprotein, whose translation MQRRTLIKVFSAALASAALVTSFGARADDKVIKVGTISGPDAQIWSVVQKVAKREGLNVKVIEFNDYVQPNAALDAGDLDANSFQHQPYLDSQIKQRGYKIVNAGLTYISPLGVYSKKLKSLKDLPQGAKVAVPNDPSNENRALLLLQSQGVIKLKAGAGTNGSNATPLDVADNPKKVKLIELDAAQLPRSLSDVDAAAINTNFALAAGLQPTKDAIALEDVHSPYANLIAVRIKDKDQPWVKKLVAAYQSEDVRQFIKTEFKGSVVPSF comes from the coding sequence ATGCAGCGCAGAACACTCATCAAGGTCTTTTCCGCAGCGCTCGCTTCGGCGGCGCTCGTCACAAGCTTCGGCGCACGCGCCGACGACAAGGTCATCAAGGTAGGCACGATCAGCGGCCCCGACGCGCAAATCTGGTCGGTAGTACAGAAGGTCGCGAAGCGCGAAGGGCTGAACGTGAAAGTCATCGAGTTCAACGATTACGTGCAGCCGAACGCCGCGCTCGACGCAGGCGACCTCGACGCGAACAGCTTCCAGCATCAGCCGTATCTCGACAGTCAGATCAAGCAGCGCGGCTACAAGATTGTCAACGCCGGCCTGACCTACATCTCGCCGCTCGGCGTCTATTCGAAGAAGCTGAAGTCGCTGAAGGATCTGCCGCAAGGCGCAAAGGTCGCGGTGCCAAACGATCCGTCGAATGAAAATCGCGCGCTGCTGCTGTTGCAGTCGCAAGGCGTGATCAAGCTGAAGGCGGGCGCGGGCACGAACGGCAGCAATGCGACGCCGCTCGATGTCGCCGACAATCCGAAGAAGGTGAAGCTGATCGAACTGGACGCAGCGCAATTGCCGCGTTCGCTCTCCGACGTCGACGCTGCTGCGATCAACACGAACTTTGCGCTGGCAGCCGGCCTGCAGCCGACCAAAGATGCAATCGCGCTCGAAGACGTGCACAGCCCGTACGCGAACCTGATCGCCGTGCGCATCAAGGACAAGGATCAGCCGTGGGTGAAGAAGCTGGTCGCGGCGTATCAGTCGGAAGACGTGCGCCAGTTCATCAAGACAGAGTTCAAGGGTTCTGTCGTGCCGTCGTTCTAA
- a CDS encoding bifunctional helix-turn-helix transcriptional regulator/GNAT family N-acetyltransferase: MNDPAIVRAEAVRHFNRFYTQHIGALHEHLQKSPYSLTEVRVMHELSRSEHQTAAALARNLGIDSGYLSRLLSSFERRNLISRRTSEIDARQSLVSLTEAGLAAYQPLDAAALDEVGAVLARLAPHSQDQLIHAMKLIERLLDERPRHSIVTLRAPRAGEYGWLVSRQAQLFAYGHGWDHTFEALLAQQAARFAQGHDTLREICWVAEQDGLIVGSALVAAASDMQASVRMLYVEPDARRLGIGTQLINECVRFAKRTGYRTLSVESESSLDDARRLVTQAGFALISTAAEWRFGRDLVIEQWERAL, translated from the coding sequence GTGAACGATCCCGCTATAGTCCGGGCGGAAGCCGTCCGCCATTTCAATCGTTTTTATACGCAGCACATTGGGGCGCTGCACGAACATCTGCAGAAAAGCCCGTATTCGCTGACCGAGGTGCGCGTCATGCACGAGCTGTCGCGCAGCGAGCACCAGACGGCGGCGGCGCTTGCGCGCAATCTCGGCATCGACAGCGGCTATCTGAGCCGGCTGCTGTCGAGCTTCGAGCGGCGCAACCTGATTTCGCGGCGGACGTCGGAGATCGACGCGCGCCAGTCGCTCGTCTCGTTGACCGAGGCGGGACTTGCCGCGTATCAGCCGCTCGACGCCGCCGCCCTCGACGAGGTCGGCGCCGTGCTCGCGCGGCTCGCGCCGCATTCGCAGGATCAACTGATCCACGCGATGAAGCTGATCGAGCGCCTGCTCGACGAGCGGCCGCGGCATAGCATCGTCACGCTGCGCGCGCCGCGTGCGGGCGAATACGGTTGGCTGGTTTCGCGCCAGGCGCAGCTGTTCGCATATGGCCATGGCTGGGATCACACGTTCGAAGCGCTGCTCGCGCAGCAGGCTGCGCGCTTCGCGCAGGGTCACGACACGTTGCGCGAAATCTGCTGGGTCGCGGAACAGGATGGCTTGATCGTCGGTTCGGCGCTCGTCGCGGCGGCATCCGACATGCAGGCGAGTGTGCGTATGCTGTATGTCGAACCGGACGCGCGGAGGCTCGGCATCGGCACGCAATTGATCAACGAATGCGTGCGCTTCGCGAAGCGCACGGGATATCGGACGCTCTCCGTCGAAAGCGAGAGTTCGCTCGACGACGCGCGGCGGCTCGTTACGCAGGCTGGCTTTGCGCTGATATCGACGGCAGCGGAATGGCGCTTCGGGCGCGATCTCGTCATCGAGCAATGGGAGCGCGCACTATAG